One window of the Chryseobacterium sp. CY350 genome contains the following:
- a CDS encoding rhomboid family intramembrane serine protease translates to MFKNVIYKNAIINPLLMLGAMWMGYFLQMQGFFASCFGAIIPLLPEGLLGIITAPLLHGSIDHIVGNSIPIAVLMFLLYQFYPRIANKVFIIGWLSAGLLLWMLPPIDILTGQYLYTCTIGASGVVYVLAFFLFFSGVFKWNMTLLTISLLVVLYYGSLIWGMFPEELFYTMQEPSKISWQAHLSGAVVGSILAFVFKNVGDKKKKYIWEFPNYYSEKDDKLWQEYKENHPEDFLELPFKKNEDPWAHLDEIRKNSS, encoded by the coding sequence ATGTTTAAAAATGTAATTTACAAAAATGCTATCATCAATCCTCTTCTTATGTTGGGAGCAATGTGGATGGGATACTTTTTACAGATGCAGGGCTTTTTTGCAAGTTGCTTCGGAGCGATTATTCCACTTTTGCCGGAAGGTTTACTGGGAATTATAACCGCTCCTTTACTTCATGGGAGCATTGACCATATCGTTGGAAATTCAATTCCGATTGCTGTTTTAATGTTTCTTTTGTATCAGTTTTACCCTCGTATAGCAAACAAAGTATTTATTATAGGTTGGCTTTCGGCAGGGCTCTTACTCTGGATGCTCCCGCCAATTGATATCTTAACCGGGCAATATTTGTACACCTGTACAATCGGCGCCAGTGGTGTAGTTTATGTCTTAGCATTTTTTCTCTTTTTTAGCGGTGTTTTTAAATGGAATATGACTTTGCTTACGATTTCCCTATTGGTTGTACTCTACTACGGAAGTCTAATCTGGGGAATGTTTCCCGAAGAACTTTTCTACACCATGCAGGAACCCAGCAAAATATCTTGGCAGGCGCATTTATCCGGTGCGGTAGTTGGTAGTATTCTGGCTTTTGTATTCAAAAATGTTGGCGACAAAAAGAAAAAATATATTTGGGAATTCCCGAATTACTACAGTGAGAAAGATGATAAACTATGGCAGGAATACAAAGAAAACCATCCGGAAGATTTTCTGGAATTACCTTTCAAGAAAAATGAAGATCCTTGGGCTCATTTAGACGAAATTAGAAAAAATAGTTCTTAA
- a CDS encoding DUF3078 domain-containing protein, giving the protein MRKIFILLFMYLSVHSFAQVVISDSAAVDTIKKPRHWSVIAKNSVMFNQAAFSNWVGGGANNVGWLASANYNLVYEKGRHLWENIIILNYGQNTTKGLGTRKTQDVLNISTNYGRQFSKSWYVSTGASLLSQFSGGFEDGNNPEAKKISNFMAPGYVNAGLGITYRPDENLTVTLRPANGRFTFVLDKELQVAGNYGLKADGDFFLMQIGFLGSAIYKVKLMENIEMTNTASIFSNYLDKPDHMVLSYNMLLNMKINRFISSIVTVDVMYDHNQIQKTQLKQTLGIGFAYNIDNGVKRSDRKDSQWWLKK; this is encoded by the coding sequence ATGAGAAAGATTTTCATTTTACTTTTTATGTATCTGAGTGTACACTCTTTTGCACAAGTCGTGATCAGCGATTCAGCAGCAGTTGACACTATAAAAAAACCAAGACACTGGTCTGTAATTGCTAAAAACAGTGTCATGTTTAATCAGGCAGCCTTCTCAAATTGGGTAGGCGGTGGTGCCAATAATGTGGGCTGGCTTGCAAGCGCAAATTATAATCTTGTATATGAGAAAGGCCGTCATCTTTGGGAAAACATTATTATTCTAAATTATGGGCAGAATACAACAAAAGGCCTTGGCACGAGAAAAACGCAGGATGTGTTGAACATTTCTACTAACTATGGACGTCAGTTCTCAAAGAGCTGGTATGTTTCTACAGGTGCGAGTTTACTTTCACAGTTTTCCGGAGGATTTGAAGATGGAAATAACCCTGAAGCGAAGAAAATCTCAAATTTTATGGCACCTGGATATGTGAATGCAGGTTTGGGTATTACATATAGACCAGATGAAAATCTTACGGTAACTTTGAGGCCTGCCAATGGAAGGTTTACTTTTGTTTTGGACAAAGAATTACAGGTAGCCGGAAATTATGGTTTGAAAGCTGACGGAGATTTTTTCCTGATGCAGATCGGTTTTTTGGGTTCTGCTATTTACAAAGTTAAATTGATGGAGAATATTGAAATGACCAACACCGCATCTATATTTTCTAATTATCTTGATAAACCAGATCACATGGTGCTGTCATACAATATGCTTCTTAATATGAAAATTAACAGGTTTATTTCTTCAATTGTTACAGTTGACGTAATGTATGACCATAACCAAATTCAAAAAACTCAGCTAAAACAAACTTTAGGGATTGGTTTTGCATACAATATTGATAATGGAGTGAAACGTTCTGACAGAAAAGACAGTCAGTGGTGGCTTAAAAAATAA